A stretch of Cucumis sativus cultivar 9930 chromosome 2, Cucumber_9930_V3, whole genome shotgun sequence DNA encodes these proteins:
- the LOC101219237 gene encoding putative metallophosphoesterase At3g03305 has translation MLKRVGNMNIFALTLCFCFFLPFLHARPQDNGGFSHSEPTNWTNRKIVDAKGAPQSLIWVVQLSDLHFSVHHPNRALQFRDFVGPALAMINPSLVLITGDLTDGKSKDLLTMIQIEEEWIEYQNVMEEVITRSGLDKSIFFDLRGNHDKFGVPTVGGSFDYFSNYSISGQLGRNANVYSVTLQDGQEKYLFVGFDSTMSVGLRGPSNVFGHPTDELLTDLDLELSQWDSSATDRVTKISFGHFPLSFSASSLSGKSLRDVFLKHSLSAYLCGHLHTRFGKNLKRHHHSSSNFLLQKFFQFNVHQISSGSITNCSLEAPPVQEFWEWEMGDWRKSRAMRILAIDGGHVSYVDIDFKTEIKKTILLPTFPLDSRFMSRSSSPNEYKCHFVASSAYENIRSLVFSVSPIVSMVARIYDSNPGILSLILEAPMSRIHVDNISRGDLYTAPWNYKAFEDPSPDRYYLQIEAIDIAGRSTLSDLRPFSINGLTAKVSWTWNEFRVMGVQWAALYYPVLWSTLFIMLAMLILPKAILIFSKKQYTFNNFKLNKSFLNGMAWVIQELSKIPMVWFCIVGYLIYLISFPWFIGKVFTDGKDWGYMTYMGWVVKTSNETEKHRYIGSPDILVVVLSHLLFVVYPAIFIMIVFAVERGVYADHFLSLLAKKEDDYDYNNKRSESFDLKSSGRFSFWFRWRWIRKVLLIICALVCWKHFLNCRVVMKAYEMNPFLHFPVYCFVTPLLLGYVAYYTRGIH, from the exons ATGCTGAAGAGAGTAGGAAATATGAACATCTTTGCTCTCACTTTATGTTTTTGCTTCTTCCTTCCCTTTCTCCATGCAAGACCCCAAGATAATGGCGGATTCTCTCACTCAGAACCCACTAATTGGACTAACAGGAAAATAGTGGACGCCAAAGGAGCACCTCAATCTCTGATTTGGGTGGTTCAGCTCTCTGATCTCCATTTCAGTGTTCACCATCCCAACAGAGCTCTCCAATTCAGGGACTTTGTTGGGCCTGCTCTTGCTATGATCAATCCTTCCCTCGTTCTTATTACCGGTGATCTCACAG ATGGCAAAAGTAAGGACTTGTTAACAATGATACAAATTGAGGAGGAATGGATTGAATATCAAAATGTAATGGAAGAAGTTATAACAAGAAGTGGACTAGATAAAAGCATCTTCTTTGACCTCAGAGGAAATCATGATAAATTTGGTGTTCCAACTGTTGGTGGTTCGTTTGATTACTTTTCAAACTATAGCATCAGTGGGCAGCTGGGAAGAAATGCAAATGTGTATAGTGTCACTCTTCAG GATGGTCAAGAGAAGTACCTCTTTGTTGGATTTGACAGCACCATGTCTGTTGGTTTGAGAGGGCCATCAAATGTCTTTGGGCATCCAACTGATGAGCTATTAACTGACTTAGATTTGGAACTCTCTCAATGGGATTCATCGGCAACTGATCGAGTAACTAAGATTTCCTTTGGTCATTTTCCTCTCTCATTCTCAGCTTCCTCCCTCTCAGGAAAGAGTCTGAGAGatgtatttttgaaacattctTTATCAGCTTACTTATGCGGACATCTCCATACAAGGTTTGGCAAAAACTTGAAGAGGCATCATCATTCAAgttctaattttttgttgCAGAAGTTTTTCCAGTTTAATGTGCACCAAATATCTTCTGGAAGTATCACCAACTGTTCACTTGAAGCTCCACCAGTTCAAGAATTCTGGGAGTGGGAGATGGGTGACTGGAGAAAGAGTAGGGCCATGCGAATTTTGGCCATTGATGGTGGTCATGTGTCATATGTTGACATTGACTTTAAGAcagaaattaagaaaactattttgttaCCAACATTTCCATTAGATTCACGCTTCATGTCAAGATCTTCATCACCTAATGAATATAAATGCCATTTTGTGGCTTCTTCAGcttatgaaaatataagatcacttgttttttctgtttctcCTATTGTATCTATGGTGGCTAGAATATATGACTCTAATCCTGGAATTCTCAGTTTGATTCTAGAAGCACCTATGAGTAGAATTCACGTAGATAATATCTCAAGAGGAGATCTTTACACTGCTCCATGGAATTACAAAGCCTTTGAAGATCCATCTCCTGATAGATATTATTTGCAAATAGAAGCAATCGATATTGCAGGAAGGTCAACTTTATCTGACTTGAGGCCATTTTCTATCAATGGTCTCACTGCAAAGGTGTCCTGGACATGGAATGAGTTCAGGGTGATGGGAGTTCAATGGGCTGCCTTATATTACCCTGTTCTCTGGTCGACTCTCTTTATAATGCTTGCAATGCTAATTCTGCCAAAAGCGATTCTTATTTTTTCGAAGAAGCAATACACTTTCAACAATTTCAAGCTCAATAAAAGCTTCCTGAATGGCATGGCATGGGTTATACAGGAGCTTAGCAAGATTCCCATGGTATGGTTCTGCATTGTAGGTTACCTAATCTACCTTATATCATTTCCATGGTTCATTGGGAAAGTCTTCACAGATGGAAAAGACTGGGGATACATGACCTATATGGGATGGGTGGTCAAAACTTCGAATGAAACAGAGAAACATAGATATATTGGTTCTCCAGATATACTGGTGGTGGTTCTTTCCCATCTTCTTTTTGTGGTTTACCCTGCTATTTTCATCATGATTGTTTTTGCTGTTGAAAGAGGAGTCTATGCGGACCATTTCCTCTCTCTTTTggcaaagaaagaagatgattaTGACTACAATAATAAGAGGTCTGAATCATTTGACTTGAAAAGCAGTGGAAGGTTTAGTTTTTGGTTTAGATGGAGGTGGATACGGAAAGTTCTTCTGATCATTTGTGCACTCGTATGTTGGAAGCATTTTTTG